A single genomic interval of Lathyrus oleraceus cultivar Zhongwan6 chromosome 7, CAAS_Psat_ZW6_1.0, whole genome shotgun sequence harbors:
- the LOC127106213 gene encoding uncharacterized protein LOC127106213, producing the protein MASKLQQLTSKACQASQFIAKHGTSYHKQLLEQNKQYIQDPPTIEKCNLLAKQLFYTRLASIPGRYESFHKELDYAKQFWKNRKDLKVEDAGIAVLFGLECFAWFCAGEIVGRGFTFTGYYV; encoded by the exons ATGGCGTCAAAGTTGCAGCAATTGACGTCCAAGGCATGTCAGGCATCACAATTTATAGCGAAGCATGGAACTTCTTACCACAAGCAGCTGTTGGAGCAGAACAAGCAATACATTCAGGATCCTCCTACAATAGAGAAATGCAATCTTCTGGCCAAGCAATTATTTTACACTCGCCTTGCTAG TATTCCAGGTCGTTATGAGTCCTTTCATAAGGAACTTGATTATGCCAAGCAATTCTGGAAGAACAGGAAAGACTTAAAGGTTGAAGATGCAGGTATTGCTGTTTTGTTTGGCCTGGAATGCTTTGCATGGTTTTGTGCTGGCGAGATTGTTGGAAGAGGATTTACTTTCACAGGTTACTATGTCTAA